caaataaataaagatattacatattattattttttaactatttttattatatgttacgaataataaattaattaagttaattagaaaattttgaaacgaaatacAATTAGTTAGCTCAAATCTTAGTTCAAATTTATGTTGCGACACTTATCCGAAGAGATAAatgttcgaaaaattatttttattgcttcGTACTTGTCGATAACATCGAAtgcaaaaatgaaaacaaaaataagtgagatatatttctttttgtcatTCGAGATAAAGCAAATGTTcggtttgaagaaaaataattttaataactggtatggataattttttcacattcaaacgaaaaaaatgacACATGAGACATTTAAAAGcacaatataatatgattaatgattAGCAATAgtcaatattgatataatattcataaaaataaaataatttaaataaacaaagtattttttaattatatattagttatgttttttaattatacatttcttttcaataaaattatgttcattatttattatgacaattatgacaatttttttatatttacaatatttattatgacattattatgacaattttttcttatttgattatatttataattttaattatcgattccaaaaaaaatttttcatttccgtTTAAAACGCTTCGAACGATCtagtttcttttatatatataatatatgttgtgGAGAATTTCATGGCCGCATTGGTTGTGTTGCATCAGCAAGTGCAATGTTCATCTATTTTCGGTTGTCTCATAGCGGTAAATCGCTTCAATGATCAGTGATTTTTAATCTGAAAAATGGCCGAATCGGAACAAAGGAACAAAGAGAATTGTATCGTAGGATCAAAAGAAATGATGGTGAAGCAAGAAAAGCGTGAGAATACATTGACGAATGGCGGGAAAGGATCTGGGGATGACGCGGACAGTCTCGAAGAATTACCTCTTGATATTGGTGAACACTATCTTGTTCGCAGATCTGATGATTCCTGgcgtaaatatgtatattatcatgcgatttttatgttatttatataaagaataatttaatattaataaattacttattcGCGCacttttttcacgattttgtACTTTTGTTTGTACTACCGGCTTTATCCTAATAAACTATACTTGTTTTGCAAACATTACGAacgatatatgtaatatatgatttagATACTTTATctgttattaacattttatttttttatttctatgattatttctttcgattataaatcataagttattaatgaagaatataaatttaaaaaaattaaaattttagttaaaaataaattaacagaattttttcaatttcatatagATCCAgcagaaattattcaaactcGATATAATGAGAGTGAAAGCCACTATGAATATTATGTTCATTATGAAGGACATAATAGAAGATTGGATGAGTGGGTGCCTAGGGATAGAATTATGTCAAGCAGATTTGATATGAGTGATAGAAGTTGGAAAAGTGGAGACAGAAATTCTGGTACTGATTTACTGGCAGATTCATCAGATCGTAAGATTAcaagaaatcaaaaaagaagACATGATGAAATTAATCACATTCAAAaggtacatatttatattatcattaaattaaaaatatatatttataacaaaaaaataacatttttttattgtagacATATGCCGAAATGGATCCTACAACTGCTGCACTAGAAAAAGAACATGAAGCAATAACAAAAGTCAAATACATTGATAAGATTCAAATAGGTaagcattaatatatattttatggtactaaatcttatttgaaaagagtctcattattttcaaaagttcATTTCTAGGAAAGTATGAAATTGATACTTGGTACTTTAGTCCGTATCCAGAGGAATATGGCAAGCAACCAAAACTATGGATTTGTGAATATTGTCTTAAATACATGCGTCTTGAAAAAACTTATAGATATCAcatggtaaaaaattttaatattaaaatatttaattctttacaaaaataattaaataattctataattaagaattggaatttttttttagagtgaATGTACGCATAGACAACCAGTTggtaaagaaatatatcgcAAAGGCACATTAAGTATTTGGGAAGTGGATGGTAGAgagcataaaatttattgtcaaaatttatgcttacttgcaaaattatttttagatcatAAAACACTTTATTTTGATGTTgaaccatttcttttttatattctttgtgAAGTTGATAAACATGGAGCTCATTTAGTTGGTTATTTTTCAaaggtatttattttttattatattttttatttgattatatttataatttataaatataattgtatttattatgtttgatCTACATACAGGAGAAAGAATCACCTGATGGTAACAATGTTGCTTGCATTTTAACTTTACCGCCGTTTCAAAGACAAGGATATGGAAAGCTTTTAATTGCTTTTAGTTACGAATTAAGCAGAATAGAACAAACTGTTGGTAGTCCTGAAAAACCCTTAAGTGATTTaggaaaattatcatatagaaGTTATTGGAGTTGgattcttttagaaattttgcGGGATTTTCGAGGTACTCTTAGTATAAAAGATCTGAGGTAACTTTACTTAAAAAGTGATATAAGTTAGatcaaattatatgtaaagaatttaaataattattaatataattttcagtcAAATGACAAGTATATCACAAACAGATATCATATCGACCTTACAAAGTATGAACATGGTTAAATATTGGAAGGGTCAACATGTAATTTGTGTAACACCTAAATTAGTTGAAGAACATATTAAAAGTAGTCAATACAAGAGACCACGGTTAACAGTGGATAGTAGTGCACTTAGATGGGGAGCTCCACCACGAAAGAACGTAAAACCTGGCAAAAAGTAGCAGAAATCAAATTGcaattcaatgatttttattatcgtgaGATTCACGATTTAATGTGTTTAGTAAACACTTGATGAAGAAAAGTTgcacttataatataataatatgcaacaatttggtaaataatttttatacgcaTATGCgagtttatgtaaaatattacgcATATATTTCACTAATTTGCATTGTAAGACTCATATTTGACTCGTAAAATGAGTAAGCATGATTGATTTCTAAAGCTTCGTTAAATCTTCGAAGcgtaaagatattaaaaagtgtaGTAATATATtctctaaataatttaatttttttttcatagtacacaaaaaaaagaattgaagatAATATACTGATACTGACACGAAATACCatgtatttcttaataatagaaGAATCATTAATCTTTGctagaaatttattagttttgcAACATGTAATTATAATCTCAAGATACAAGTATGTTGTGTTtcacataaaagaaaaaaaaataagattgatAATACCATACAGTATTAatctgtattaataattttattatatatattcattaataataaattaattattaatgagaaagaaattacTATAGAATAATCACAAATATGGCTAAAGTTTATCATCATTACaccaaaataatattcattatttataattttgaaatagatgATTTATGCATTTCTTTTGCCAATTTAATGGCATATTTAGCAGTTCCAGGCGCAGTGCACACTCCGTAACCTCCATGTCCATAATTATGCACTAgctgtaatataattttgatcaattaacgaaaacattcataaataaaatattcaattgaaacTAACAATAGCTTTGGAAAATCCTTTTACGATTTGTTCCCCTTCCACTCTGACATTGTTTTCTCTATGTGGTCTTAAGCCAACTTCTACTTTTACAATTTctgcttttttaatatttggtaGGAAGTTTTTACATCTATTATGAATTGCTGTAGATTCATACAGACAaggttttaaattttcagaatCAAAGCTTCTCGAACCACCTAGAGTAACTATACCATTAAAACCTGGTATAATATAAGTGTCCAATTCgccataaaaaaatgttttcaaccATGGCGCATTtacctatttttttaaaattaaaaaattaaaatatgttctatatttaaaaattaattctatgttaaaataaatatactttaagtATTTGACCACGTATAGAAACGAGACGTTTATCATTGCATAAAGATCGTGCTTCGAGACCTGtacaattcataattaaatcccAATCGGATACAAGTTCTGTtagagaattcaattttttttctatcaatttaattCCACTTATTTCTAatctaagaataaatatttgtttaagaatttttagtttgaagaaattatgttaattaataaaataaattcgttaCTTATTACGTGCCCATGGCAGATGCAATTTACACTCTGTGAGAAGAGTTCTAAAAAATGAGCCATATTTCCAATTACCTTCCACTAATTCAAATTCTTCGTCTGTAGCTTTTCTATATATTGGTACTAAATCTTCGATCCAatgattctattataaaataataatattaaaaaaaataaattttaacaaaattaatatttgattttttttaacaaaatttaataatgataattctatCATAATgcattttctcaaaaaatataatattcttaatgaacatataataaatttaaaaaatattcataaaaattcaaaataaacctTAACAGTTTCTGGCGAagaatttgcaaataaataaccGGATATAGCTGTTATACCAGCAAAGGAAGCTTCATAAGACTTCCGaatattatcgtaatattCATACGAATCTCGTATCcaacatctaaaaaaaaaacattttaattaaaaaaaaatataaaaattttaaacatcagaaataaaatctgCCTTTACGTATAAACCTTGTTATTTCTTCAGTTGGTCCAAAATATGATGAACCAATTCTAAATATTCCAGCTGCCACATGACTAacagtattattaaaatcggaagcaaaaatagtaatttcagCATTACGTAATTCATGTTTTAATTGTAAAGCTGTAGTTAAACCAATTATTCCACCTCCGATTATAAccactttcattttttcgtttttttttttaataattaattaataaacaatgttTCCTTTTCAAAGATTCCAGTAAAacgtaacaatttattaattattacagaaaatattattaattaagaataactaatattgtttgataagattctaaaaattccaCATCTTATCTGTTGTTAAAATACTCTTGTATCATGAAATTACTTATAGCTGCAGTCGATAATatgttttgttaaaataaactcGCAAGatgtattaaaagaattacgtttattttaatacaaattgacATTTTCCAAAAAGTTATCGtggtaattcaaatattatgggCAGTTAATTCTCTTATTAAAGATAAGATAACATCATTCAATGGAAAACGTAAAGGTGTGATTACagcataaaaagaatttaagatTTCTGCGCGTTAAACAATGATTAATCGAGATATGTACAAcgaatgttaaaaattcagagagaattagttaattaaacttagcttcattttcttatttatttgtcttatttatagattaatatgaaatttgatcTAACCACATCTATTTTCCCGCATATATACAAactttaatttcaaagaaaaaagaaagaaagaaattgtatcaagatctcttttttctttaaaactacgcctaaatcaaaaataatttgtaaactacaaaagtaaaatatacaatgataAGTTCATTTGCCTTACGGGTATCTTACATCTTCAACaatgtaattgttattaaCAATCGGTCctcttttgtataaattacattGTCACGCGTTACAATTTTCCATTGTACCTCggatctcttcttttttttttcgactatttgttttttcgtatcgaaaaatataaacgtaaCGCGAATTTTTAGAGATGTGGACGCAATGGAATAGTCGTCGTACGCGAATTCTATTCCGAAAACGATTAATATCGCATCACAAAAAATGAAGCTATTTACAATAAACAAACAGTCGATGAATTTGtcactaataataatacattattttttgcgTCTACGTTCTGCGCAAATTTCAACGATCTTACAAAGCCTTTGTAAGGCCACACTCacgatttttttctccctttttttttatttctccatggagaaataaatatttgtatattgttcATTTTACAAGCTTAATATCTAAGATTGTTACATGTTAAAATAGAATGCTAcctaaaatacaaaaaatcttACGCTTTACTGCAAGGCTGTATGGTATAATtcaaaggaggaggaggaactaAAAGAGGCAGCGGAGTAGGAGGCGGAGGAGCTTGAACAGTATTTGAAACTGTAGTTGCTGATTGAGCTTCACTATTACGAATATTAACATTGTAAGCAGAAAGATAACTTGGCCAAAGATGTGGTGGTGGAGGAGATCCAGGAGGTGGTGGCGGCGGAGAACGATCATCTAATTCGTCCGAATCATCCATCATCATTGCCGTTAATGGAGTAACACGaggtttctttatttttataattttcacctaataaatacaattaataaaacaataatttgatacataaaaattaaaaatttacaaattaagaGAATACTAacctttacttttttctttgcttttgGAGGTCGCACTCTTTTCTCTTGCTTTCTACTCTTCCTAGAACTGGATCTTCGAATGTCACGAATTCCATTCCGAGCAATTATAGATGTGGGTGGTGGAGGGGAAGGCATATCTCCTTCACCACCACTAGGACTGGTACCTTCTCCAGGTTTGATTCCATCTGCAAATTGCACtgattttttacttctttgtTTTCGCTTATTCAATTTTgctaactttaatttttttatttgaatcttGAATTTGcttgatttattttctccAGCTTCATCtttattagattcttttttatctgatTCTGGACCCTCTTTATCCGTATTATCTCCACTCTCATTTTCAGGAGTAGATAAATCATCTAAGTTACCATTAGGAACTGatgttctaaaatatatttatttatatatatatttgcatgtttatatttatatcttaagaatagtataaatatttctttattccatacaaatataaatataaataattgcatacCTGAAACCTGATGCAACTAAAATTCCTTTCAAAGGTGGTGGAGGCAATTCTGGCCATTCTTTGGATTCTGCCTCGATTTgagttttatttgtttcatctGTTGTTATGGTTGCAGTAGCTTcatcaatatcattttttaatttatttaatcgtaacttttcatcatcatcttcttcttcttcttcgtcatcTTCTGCCTCTTCCTCATCTTCTTCGTCATCTTCTACCTcagcttcttcttcctcttcttcttcttcatcctcTTCAACAggcatttcttcttcttctgtagAAACAGAAGATGCAACAACCggtgtttcttcttctttttcaaaaatagcaACGGAAGTTTGTTGCTCTTCCACATCACCTTGTTCTTCACCTTCTAGAAGAGCCTTCAAAACACATGGATCTAAACCCGTATTTTTTTGCTGATTTGCATTTTCAGTTTGGCGCATGttacttttttctaataattgaaGAGCGCGACGATTAATTCGTTCAATTCGCCtacgttctttttcttttctcctaaTTTCGCGCAATCGTTTACGTTCTTCCTGTTCTTTTCTGCGGGTTTCCAAAATAACTTCGTAGTTATAAACTGGGAGAACTGGTACTTctgtgaatttaattatataaataattatttatattttaacaatatcatagaaaaagactaaatttatttactttgtgATGTCACTTCAGCTCTTGCAAACGTCGATTGTGATGCCGGAAGTGGGACAGGACCAGGGACAGGTACAGGAACAGAAATAGGTAATGGAACCGGAGACAAAGTAGAAACTGGTGTAGAAGTCATGGCTGGAACGGCCGGTACAGGCATTGGAACAGGAACTGGAACAGGTACAGATATAGGAACTGAGGGAACCGGAGAAGGTTGAGGGACTGTCGCGGAGTATATCATCCCTGCTGACTGATCGATCGAAGAAGACTGTCCGCCGCTCCAGTCTAACGATGTCGGAACAACTTGAAGAACATTACCTACGCGAACTACTTGACTTGAACCTCGTACAATCGGTGTATTCGAGGAATTGGTTGAGTCTCTATGGGTTGCTGAGACTCCATTGAAATCTGCAGGTACAACTTGCAATACATTGCCAACCTGTTTgatattttgtgaaaatatattactttttgatctttttataatatcattgaataaaacaaagataaacaaacaataatattagtaatatattacatttaattttatttaattataaaataaaaattaaattcattaaatttattaaataaaagattttttatataaattaatattacattttttaatttatataaagaattaattacataCTTGTAAAACGGTAGGTTGTTGGCGATATAACatctgttgttgttgctgagGTGATGACGAATAACatacatttgaattaaaattatctccaTAATCATTTGATATTCCTGTTCCATCCTGTTGCTTCTTAATACCTAGTTCAAGttctaatctaaaattaaccaaaaaatttaatcatgaaaaaatactattttttataacaaaatatatattttattattattgggatcaatgaataatgtataatatatatattatatattatatatattatatattatatattataataatttaggaAATAATGGAGAGGAAGGGCAGCTAGGGCTAGGATTCCGAACacgatttctataaatattacctATCATCAAGTGGCAAACGTTTCGGAGAACTCGCTGCAGAGTCATCAATGCACGGTGGATAAGTTAAGTTATTCTCAGTATAATAGTATTCGTTTCCAACTTCGTTTTCAGTCGAATATTGGAAACCTGCTGTGACTGTCTCCATATTGTCACCGATGTGCATTTCCGAGTCTAACACGGTCGAGTCCCTAGATAGTCCGGACACGGACTGTACAATTGTTTCTATTCGTCTACCTCTTTCGGTGCAGCtatctattttcatattatcgtGTTCATCCTTCCTTTCCCTTGAATTTTCACTGACTCTACCTCGTCCCACAGAAGGTGATCTGAATCGACAGTAAGATTAGCTTACTGACTACCTAACATGAATAATagtttactaattattataaattattcctaaAAATTCACCTGGAAGATCGTAATCGTTCAGTTATTCGTATATGATCTGGATTCCTCATTCTTGATCTCGAGGTAGATCTAGTCCTCGAACGAGATCCAGATCGGGATCTTGATCTCGAACGCATCATTGATCGGGATCTGGATGTTGATCGAGATCGTGATCTGGATCTAGATCTTGATCTAGATCTTGACCATGACTTTGATCGCGATCTAGATTCACATCTGAAATGATCGTGTGATGATCTAGGCGGTGATCTTCGTAGTCGTAACGGAGAACGACTTCTAGACGATGGTTTTTCTATTCTTCGAATATGTCCATGTCTGTCTAGATCCAAtaattctctttccttctcccaTTGCCTATCTCTTCTTGTACTGGGCctactttttcttttgaaataatataaatttttaatgttttttattagacagagaacattatttataacaatataatattatttatattaataattaatattgatattaatagcACCTATGTTTGAATTTTGATGAGGAACGGAAAGGACCTTCCGTAATATCTCTTTCAATACTATCATTTCtatagtataatttttcttcataatcGAGATCCAAATCTTGACTATTAGGATAGGAATCCAAGGATTCATTTCCATCTCGAAGTATATTTTCTGCTTCATACGGCCACAATGATCGATCAGCTTCATCTCCGCGAAATCTTCCTTCTCTATGTCTATCAggatcaatatttctttctcttaacACTTCTATTGTTTCATACGATCTaccttccttttctctttccataTAATCGTATTTTCTTCTGCTCCATTCATCTCGCTCTCCTTTAGATCCATGCTTCTTAAAATgatctataaataatgattaataatattaaaaaaaagaaaaagaaaatatatgataaaaaaaaatattaccttTATTGTATAAGGCAGTGTTAGATCGAGGAGAAGTTCTTATGGATCTTTCTCttctatcatttattttagatcTAGCAGATCTATCTTCATCCATTCTAATTGATCGTCTCTCTTTACTAGAGGAACCTGGAAGcgattcttcctttctttttggaCTTTTACTTCTACTTCTACTCCAACTACGACTATGGCTCTCACTACGGCTTCCTTCTTGTTCCCAGGAAgtacttcttctttttttattacgatcaGAAGGACTAAATCTTCTCCTGCTTTCATTATAATCctgctttaaatttttattatctcttctatctcctttctctttatcatcaaattttttatctcttttttctttgctgCGATCATTAATTCGTTTATCTTCtctattttcctttctattaggactctttttcttttgttctgTGCTTGGTGATCTTATTTGACATTCTGTATCACTCACATCTTTATTACGTGGTCTAGATTTTTTAAGTTCTTCTAATTTAGTTTCTTTATCTCCAGATTTATATTCAGTAAAATCAAGCTTTACTGTACTTGGTGATTCCGATTTTGTAGTAATCGAGGTTTTTACTGTTATTGATAGATCTTTTGAGTCCACCTTAACATCCGTAATAGTAGTCTGTTCTGTGGGAATAATTTCAGTAACTGATGAGTGTGTGTTATCAGTCTTTTCACATTCAATCTTGAATTCAGCAGAAGGTTCGTCACaagatatagtttttatatcatttttcatagcGTGTGATTCTCGAAGTTTTTTCTGAATGGTTAACAAAGCTGCAGCATGTTGCATAGGATCATCCGAGATCAATTTTGTCTTTATACGTTCATTATTTCGTCGGACTAACAATTGTTTAGGAATCAATTTAAGTGCTGCTTTTCCTTCATTTGTTTCCTCTGCTTCTTTTACATTGATAGATGAagatattatttcagaatttttattatttaatttttcacatgaTTCATCAGATTCATACTCTGCAAATATATCCATTCGTAAAGGTTTATAACTTGTATCTGAATATGATTCGTTAGTTGAAAATTCAGGTGAATTttcaatagtttttatatcgaattttttttgaataatttgatctTCTGTCTTCTGTACTCctataatttcttcaaattctatCTTTGTCATTGGagatttcgtatattttccatcgcgatattttatttgaagagGTATATTGGGAATGGATTCGTCATCAGTCTTGATCagagtttcattttttgatttatcctGAAGATTTCCCTTCAAATTTAAGGAACTTGTATAACTATTGTTAAAAGCTTCCATatcctaaaaaaagaaataaataattaatatgtatatttaatgtgatattgaaaaatatgtattgtataAAAGTACCTCAGATTTCTGAGATCCAGCTGGAGAACTAGGACTATAtaattctgtattttttttcgttaattttacaTCTATCTCGAATATATCCTTTAATTCTACATTACATTGTTCCTTTAAGGGTATTAACTCTTTTgtcttatcaaaaaatatgtctttttgagaattattatccaaattttttatgCGTGATTTGCTTCTAATATGTTCTTCTGAAGTCCAAGATGATTCTAATAAGTCTATATTCTGAGATTTTCTAGGgaataaatcaatatctgGATTTGTTACATTTTTAGATATAGATTTTCTCGATTGTTGTTCAACCATAGAAACATcctcatcttttatttttattttaggtaATATTGAATCACAACATTCCAAAGATACTCTTTCAATCTTATggtcgaatttatttatctttgccCATTCTACACACTCTTCCTCCCACATAACaggagtttttaattttattttttcttcagatTGTGATGCCATATCCCAacgactttttttattttttttgctaatATCATGTTTCATAGATGCATCGACATTTTTgctaattgtatttatttctttatgaatGTTATCAATAATAGTGATATCTTCTATACTttcttttctatcatttttttctcgtaGAAATGATTCTTCTTCAATGTCCCAatcatctttctttcttttgttcttttgTTCTAAAAGCATCATagcttctctttctccttcttcttgcTCTTCTTCCCAGATTCTTATTGCAGATAATCTATCTTGcctttttttacattctttcaaagtttctttttctatagcAATATATGTATctgtttttttatcatatcggACTTCCTTTTCTagcttttttgaaatataagtggcttttttcttatttatcatcAAATCAGATACAGCTTCCAAGCTATCAACTTCCCATTCATCTGCTAATAATTGTCTCTTACTTACTTCCCTTTCAAGTTGTGTTAATGATGGAACATTTAGGGTATCGAATTCAGTCTCTgcccatttttcttttttatattttttagaaagctTAATTTCATCTTGCATTATTTGTTGAGATATACGTTCACTTTCTTTCTCCCAATCAGTTAAAAATTCGCtgctgttttttctttctttatctttttttctttttttcttcccatcgatatcttcttctattttcaaatttccagGTATAATTTCTTTGCTGATATTggaacatttttctttaaaagattcatcctttttatttttgtcattttttttgcttcgttcatcctttctttccatcttccgaatatttt
This DNA window, taken from Apis cerana isolate GH-2021 linkage group LG5, AcerK_1.0, whole genome shotgun sequence, encodes the following:
- the LOC108003309 gene encoding uncharacterized protein LOC108003309 isoform X1; protein product: MTKTDLIDLSQEETEKKNINIMSQSEDAYAPEEPTPDIPISLLDIQMPETPESTKGQVSDGDTPRLESPKMLKPVLGKLQAKKRLMAFANKFNVPPKIQNKSSLLQAHTTKVSKSKSVLGNNGKSLQNDSNTLLNIDSDSMQFHNRHSSGNKSKKKTEEKILAIEEIRREESKSKMLLAEAMAAASLEEENYTNRNGQNLLENVKIIREKSKQDVNVSHKSGLKSAIENKYSERRRYGREERRDSASRESKDYSNKERYYKISYDKEQRRKDKDKKDDKEKREDNKYEENKDKKYEDKDKKDNDKDKWEDIREKKGIKEKRENFKEKRSDSQERSEIKDKKEKEKDKDKGKEKDKDIMNSSSWIELKKCGITMDDIIEIRRHDYSERSTKNRTAEDYVRHFEQMLMINDCRLKRYAFIVEGLDGPKEYPPESIRITKRGRPQLFYSENPRISLFINHQQILQAVTIDHREKMRNICDADFIREDAEGETEISQRNWYPKAGICKSDEKIKWHVPINVQLPKSKWDSEDEDKLSNDTEKEQENETKSGNTVSERESEEFSPQLSTIEEDVNKDKNVNEVEISSGKKVDDNRQSTSPLLQSAGNEKLASEYEQFMKMVCSDIPISKEFSPKPNKPTSTLSYHEFNIETNLPDDNFSFVEHSMSEKSDKSDSNKIEEKYKSNENRQNLEKITETEDDKMSLSSTHIQVQKRVRLENKNMRDKSESEDSKSIPSDWENVRIKVERMSDENSDSKETRKKKKRKKVTSSSSESSSSSSSSDSEEEIKRRKRKRKISNDSDSLSDSDSSDSSTSSSDSSSSDDKRKKRKKKKRKAEKWKKKAKRIAKMKKKRRRKMSSDSSSSDSSEDKRKKRITNKKTKQKKEYSNKQNNEDIIKVIRKSSLESSSLENTKLVHSQVPLKKIKEEVKVESRKRSTDKCDIWDKEQELVKKVISDNNVHNKTHKDEEKRNKTDEQYLEEWEMESVIMSQKGETLLKSKVEKIENNEIENIRKMERKDERSKKNDKNKKDESFKEKCSNISKEIIPGNLKIEEDIDGKKKRKKDKERKNSSEFLTDWEKESERISQQIMQDEIKLSKKYKKEKWAETEFDTLNVPSLTQLEREVSKRQLLADEWEVDSLEAVSDLMINKKKATYISKKLEKEVRYDKKTDTYIAIEKETLKECKKRQDRLSAIRIWEEEQEEGEREAMMLLEQKNKRKKDDWDIEEESFLREKNDRKESIEDITIIDNIHKEINTISKNVDASMKHDISKKNKKSRWDMASQSEEKIKLKTPVMWEEECVEWAKINKFDHKIERVSLECCDSILPKIKIKDEDVSMVEQQSRKSISKNVTNPDIDLFPRKSQNIDLLESSWTSEEHIRSKSRIKNLDNNSQKDIFFDKTKELIPLKEQCNVELKDIFEIDVKLTKKNTELYSPSSPAGSQKSEDMEAFNNSYTSSLNLKGNLQDKSKNETLIKTDDESIPNIPLQIKYRDGKYTKSPMTKIEFEEIIGVQKTEDQIIQKKFDIKTIENSPEFSTNESYSDTSYKPLRMDIFAEYESDESCEKLNNKNSEIISSSINVKEAEETNEGKAALKLIPKQLLVRRNNERIKTKLISDDPMQHAAALLTIQKKLRESHAMKNDIKTISCDEPSAEFKIECEKTDNTHSSVTEIIPTEQTTITDVKVDSKDLSITVKTSITTKSESPSTVKLDFTEYKSGDKETKLEELKKSRPRNKDVSDTECQIRSPSTEQKKKSPNRKENREDKRINDRSKEKRDKKFDDKEKGDRRDNKNLKQDYNESRRRFSPSDRNKKRRSTSWEQEGSRSESHSRSWSRSRSKSPKRKEESLPGSSSKERRSIRMDEDRSARSKINDRRERSIRTSPRSNTALYNKDHFKKHGSKGERDEWSRRKYDYMEREKEGRSYETIEVLRERNIDPDRHREGRFRGDEADRSLWPYEAENILRDGNESLDSYPNSQDLDLDYEEKLYYRNDSIERDITEGPFRSSSKFKHRKSRPSTRRDRQWEKERELLDLDRHGHIRRIEKPSSRSRSPLRLRRSPPRSSHDHFRCESRSRSKSWSRSRSRSRSRSRSRSTSRSRSMMRSRSRSRSGSRSRTRSTSRSRMRNPDHIRITERLRSSRSPSVGRGRVSENSRERKDEHDNMKIDSCTERGRRIETIVQSVSGLSRDSTVLDSEMHIGDNMETVTAGFQYSTENEVGNEYYYTENNLTYPPCIDDSAASSPKRLPLDDRLELELGIKKQQDGTGISNDYGDNFNSNVCYSSSPQQQQQMLYRQQPTVLQVGNVLQVVPADFNGVSATHRDSTNSSNTPIVRGSSQVVRVGNVLQVVPTSLDWSGGQSSSIDQSAGMIYSATVPQPSPVPSVPISVPVPVPVPMPVPAVPAMTSTPVSTLSPVPLPISVPVPVPGPVPLPASQSTFARAEVTSQKVPVLPVYNYEVILETRRKEQEERKRLREIRRKEKERRRIERINRRALQLLEKSNMRQTENANQQKNTGLDPCVLKALLEGEEQGDVEEQQTSVAIFEKEEETPVVASSVSTEEEEMPVEEDEEEEEEEEAEVEDDEEDEEEAEDDEEEEEDDDEKLRLNKLKNDIDEATATITTDETNKTQIEAESKEWPELPPPPLKGILVASGFRTSVPNGNLDDLSTPENESGDNTDKEGPESDKKESNKDEAGENKSSKFKIQIKKLKLAKLNKRKQRSKKSVQFADGIKPGEGTSPSGGEGDMPSPPPPTSIIARNGIRDIRRSSSRKSRKQEKRVRPPKAKKKVKVKIIKIKKPRVTPLTAMMMDDSDELDDRSPPPPPPGSPPPPHLWPSYLSAYNVNIRNSEAQSATTVSNTVQAPPPPTPLPLLVPPPPLNYTIQPCSKA